The Flammeovirga yaeyamensis genome segment CTCTATGACTCCTTACGAAAGATTAAATCCAGATGTATTGGATCAATCACGTAAGAAACGTTTGGCAAATGGTTCAGGGACTTCAGTTCAGCAAGTGAACAACCTAATCAAACAATTCGAGGAGATGCGTAAGATGATGAAGAAAGTGAACAAAATGTCTGGTATACCTGGTATGGGTAAAAAAGCCAAAGGACAAAAGAAAGGTTCACTTCGTTCTCGTTTAGGAGGAGGAAAGAAAAGAAGATAATTTCTTTTGAAAATATATTAAGGGTCAATATCAAGTTATTTGATGTTGACCCTTTTTTATTTTTTCCATTCTCTTTTCAATAAAGCATAAATAACATCATCTACCCACTTATCATTGTGAAAATAGCTGTCAATATGATGTGCTTCTTTTCTAAAACCTAGTCTTTCTAATAATTTAATAGAAGCAGAATTGTTTGGATCTAATGACGCTGAAATTCTATGTTTCTTTAGCTTATGGAAAAGAACATCAATAATACTCTTAACCGCTTCTGTAGCATACCCTTTTCCTTGATAATCACAACTTAAAGTATATCCGATTTCTATTTGATTATTATCTATAAAATGA includes the following:
- a CDS encoding GNAT family N-acetyltransferase gives rise to the protein MEISTQRLFIRPLSIKDAEQLFDYRSNKIANQYQSWIPDTIEDTHHFIRKLTPTFNLPNTWFQLAIIEQNSEIVIGDLGIHFIDNNQIEIGYTLSCDYQGKGYATEAVKSIIDVLFHKLKKHRISASLDPNNSASIKLLERLGFRKEAHHIDSYFHNDKWVDDVIYALLKREWKK